The window GTTCCAAGAAGGCTGGCATGATACAAATTTGAAAAACCTTCTGTTTGACCAACAACATTCCGCACAAAATACAAGCATTATTAGGCATGTATGGCAGGTAATGTCACAAGCAGCAATGTCACAGGGAACAAGAGAGCACAAGAATATGGAGAACTACTGGAGGTCCTGACGCGATCCCAGGGGAGCAGCGCTATGCACATGAACTTTTTCTTGAGGTTTGCTGCTTATATTCTTTATCCTATGCCATGTGAAATGAGACAATCTATGACATAGATTGTGTTCTACCCAGTATCCACATTTTCCTTAGGCAAGACTCTTCTCCACTCAAACTCACCCTCCCCACCTCATAGGTCCAGGCCCTATTTAGTACCACATGCAGGATCACTGCCGAAATATCAAACATTGCTAGAACCCAGCAATATTACCCAGCTGCAAACTCTGCTCTGCGTGTGATTCAATTCTTTGTACATCCTCACCTTCCCTCATGATTGGCATGGAGAACATACTGAGGGCTGCAAAgccacacagcagctggcaggCTCTCCCCAGCTGCCTGTTCACCACCAGTGCTTTGCTCCTTTTCAGCAATCTCAGGTAGAAACACTGAAAAGCTTCATTTAGAGTTCACAAAGATTCTGTGATTAGAACTGTGACAGCTCTGATCCCAGTCCACACATCTTTCTATCATCAAGAGTACCACAGCAAATACCAAACCACAAAAGCAATCCCAAGATCAGCTGGGTGGGAGAATCTGTAGCACATGAAACTAGAGCTGGGCTGTAGTGCAGGTTTGTACCTGGAAATACCAGAAGAAGCCCCATGTGACATCATCTCTCCTGAAGCCACCTGTGCAGTGCACGAGTAGGGGAAGTTGAGCACATAAAGATTTCAGCCTCATTGTGTGTCCTTATAAATCCCACCTGAGGAAGAGTAAGGAACCATCATGGCAACACCCAAGTCTGTGAAAACGATTATAAATGCCCATCACTACACCAGGACAGCAGCCTGAAGTGTTCCCCTTCCACAACAACATTTCTGAAACAAGCAGCTCATCAGACAACCTTGAGCACTCTCCATCTTACCAGCTCTTACCAACACATGGCCTACatcaggcaggcagcagcacaggggcctGCCTCTGGTGAAAGATACTGAGAACCTAAAAGGAACATTTGTGAGCATTTCAGTATGACACAATGCCTCATGATCAGGAAGGTGTCCTACTCCAGACCCTTAGGGCCTGGGAAATTGGCAAGAGCATTCTCTTCCATCCTGCCTCACACTTTCCTTTAGGGCATCCTCCACTCACCACTCTGAGATGTGTTCTCATGACAAACATACCATCTCATGTTCTTTTCTTATGTCATGACCCGTGGTCTTCCCATGGATTTTCTGCCTCCCCAAAGCCATGCTTTCCCACTTCTTAAGGTCACCCTCCAGATAAAGAAAtggccaggccctgctcagtTGTCACAGACCACAGCTGCCCTTCCTATCTTAAGGCTCAACATGTTTTTTGCTTATCCTTCTCAGCAATGACAGCACCATAATAAACTCAGGGATGGCACCATCCGTGCAGTTTACAGCAGAACCTCTGATGCTGACATTTCATGTTTTATAATGCTTCAGCTATCTTAGATGAAAACATGGCAGACCTGGGAGCAAAACTCTTTCTAAAGGTGATACTGGAACAACTCTACATGGTGATGCCATTCATGTAATGCTCTGAGAAAAATCGAAAATATTGGTGAGAACACCAGTGCAACACATGATAGTTAATGTGTAGGAGGGTGTTATTTGAGACTTGTTGGGGAGAATGATGGTTCTTTAATTTTTTGGGGCTGTTGCGTTGTTTCTTCAATACAGAAAAGATTTCCAGGGATTTTGAAATGATGTCACCGTTGACGCAAATTTTGAAAGAACATCAAAACAAGCGAGTGTATTTCATGCTGTTTCTCAGCCAGAATCACAAATCCACAACCTAGGGAACAGGTGCAGAAAATAACTTTCTTCCTTGTTACAGTTTCCTTGGGCCAAACTCCTTTGGCACTACACTTTGCACTATTAATGAAAGCAACATAATACatagaaaaaaatcatggaaaCATGGAAATATTAAACACATCTTCCCTGCTTTCTTAATGAGCCTGGTGGTAGAaggaaaatggagaattttTGTCTATGAAAATGCAATTGTCACCTTGAATCAGACAATCTCGTGAGCAGAATTACAGTAGGAAAAGAGTTTTCCATAGGAAACCAGACTAATACCAGCATGGTCAGCAGATACCAAAGGAAATAAGGTAACAAATGGCGCCTGGGGACTGCAAATATCTCAACCTACTTATTTTTTGACTCTTCAAGCTCGGATGGAAATGCTAAAGACAACCAGGAAAGACTGGTTCCAAAACTGACGCCTTGGGGCACCTCTCATCAAAAGCTGCAACGATTTCATTCTAGGACAGATTAGTTTACATACAGAGGAGCAAACTGCAGCTGCGGACCATGACGGCTCAGCGGTACGGCAATAATTATATATTCCCCCTAAGGGAAGATCAAAAGGCGCCTATTAATATCCTTAAGCACCCGTCAAGCACTCATCGCTCCCGGCCCCGAGGGAACGGAGCCTGGATTCCCGCACAGCCAGCACACCTGGAGGGACAGAAGGGTTGGGTACGGGAGAGAGACGAGAGCAAAGTATTGGCACTGACCGTGTCGAGGAGAGCGGAGGGCTCCGGCTGCGTGTCCTTGGCTGCAGGAGCGGGCGGTGGCGGAGGGAAGTTGGGGCTGAAAACCATGAGGTCGCTCTTGGCAGCGCCGTCCGCCACGCACAGGCTGCGGCTGTGGCGCTGCGAGTAGGACCAGCTGCCCACTTCGCTGGCGCACACGAGCGTCGTGGGCCCGGGCGCCGAGAGCACGGCCGCCCGCGGCGCCCAGCGCGACGCCCCGTACAGCACCACGGCCAGCAGGAAGAGGCTGGACACGGCGCAGATGGCCACCACCAGCCACACGTTGGTGGCCGCGCTCGCCGCGCCGGCCCCGAGCTCCACGCCCGCCGCCGAGCGCGACACCGCTGCCAACGACGACGACGACGAGGATCCCGCGGCCAGCGCCGCCTCGGCGGCCTCGAGCAGCGACACGCTGAGCGTGGCCGTGGCCGAGCGCGCCGGCTCGCCGTGGTCGCGCACGACGATCAACAGCCTCTGGCGAGGCCCGTCCGCCTCGTCCAGCGCCCGCGCCGTGCTCACCTCGCCGCTGTAGAGCCCCACGCGGAACGGGCCCTTGCCCCGCGGCTCCCACAGCTCGTAGCGCAGCCACGCGTTGTAGCCCGAGTCGGCGTCCACGGCGCGGATCTTGGCCACCACCTGCCCCGCCGGCGCCCCCCACGCCGCCCACGCCCACAGCGTGCCCGACTCCGAGCCCGCCCCCGCCAGCGCCACCGCCGCCTCCGCCACGCCGCCCGCCTCCGCTGCCGAGCCCGcgggcggcagcagcgccggcgCGTTGTCGTTCTCGTCCAGCACGAACAGCTGCACCGTGGCGTTGCCGCTCAGCGGCGGCTCCCCCGCGTCCACCGCGCGCACCTCGaactgcagcacctgcagctcctcgtAGTCCAAGGGCTGCAGCGCCCACAGACGCCCGCTCTGCGCGTCCACCGACACGTAGCTCGACGCCGGACGCCACCCAACGCCCGACGACGACGACGAccccgcggcgccgccgccgccgcccacGCCCACGCCGCCGTCCCACACCGAGTAGCTGACGCGCCCGTTGGCCGCCTCGTCCGGGTCCCGCGCCCACAGCCGCGCCagctccgcgcccgccgcgtTGTTCTCCCGCGCCAGCACCGTGTACACGGCCTGCGCGAACAAGGGCGCGTTGTCGTTCACGTCCGACACCGGCACCCGCAGCCCGCGGCCGGCGCGCAGCGCCGGCGCCCCGCCGTCCTCCGCACGCACCTCCACCTCGTACTCCGACACCCGCTCCCGGTCCAGCGCCTCGCGCAGCACCAGCGAGTACGAGCCCGCGAACGTCGCCTCCAGACCGAACGGCGACGCCGGCCACACCCAGCACCGCACGCGACCGTTCTCGCCCGAGTCCCGGTCCGACACGCTCAGCAGGGCCACCACCGTCCCCAACGACGCGTCCTCGGGCACCGGCACCGACAGCGACGTCACCCACACCTCCGGCGCGTTGTCGTTCACGTCCACCACCTCCAGCACTACCTTGCAGTGGCCGGAGAGTGGGACTGTCCCCTTATCTGTTGCGTCCACTTGCAGGCGATAGAGACTATCAACCTCAAAATCTAAATCACCCTTAAGACGGATCTCTCCGCTATTTTTGTCAATTCCGAAAATGTTTCTTCCATCCTGCGGGGAGAGAATCTGGAGCGAATAGGAGATATTACTGTTTGCCCCCTCATCCAGATCTGTGGCATTTAGTCTGATCACCAAAGTACCACGTTCTGCATTTTCTGGCAGCTGCATTTTATACACTGATTGGTTGAACTGGGGCGCGTTGTCGTTCACATCCAGCACCGAGATCACCAGCTCCATTGTCCCCGTCAGAGACGGCCGGCCACCGTCACTCGCCGTCAGTACCAACCGGTGCACAAGAATTGTCTCGCGGTCCAGAGATTTCCTCAGCACCAGGAATAAGGACTCACCGTCCTCCTCCATTTTTTGTAAATCCAGAGAGAAATGCTCGTTGGGACTGAGTGTGTAGGTGAGCTGAGCGTTCACTCCGATATCCGCATCCGACGCGCCCTCCAGCGGGAAACGAGACCCCGGCACAGACAGTTCCGCGATGCTGAGGTTTTTCCGGGCGGCGGGGAAGACGGGGGCATTGTCGTTGATGTCGGTGACCTCCAGCTGCACATGGAAGACGCGCAGCGGccgctccagcagcacctccaggcgCAGCGCGCACGGCGCGCTCTTGCCGCACAGATCCTCCCGGTCCAGCCGCGAGCTCACCAGCAGCGCGCCGCTCGCCCCGCTCACCTCCACGCTCGCCCGCCGGCCCGGCGCCACCAGCCGCAGCCGCCGCGCCTCCGCCTCGCCCGCCTCCAGGCCCAGGTCCTGCGCCAGACGGCCCACCACCGTGCCGGCCTTGGCTTCCTCCGGCACCGAGTAGCGCACCTGCCCGCCCGACAGCGCACAGGCcgcctgcagcaccagcacccgCACCACCGCCGCACAACAACGCTCGCCCATCCTTCCTGCCGCtctgcccgccgccgccgctctgcctgccggccccggcccgggcccCGCACggctccccgccgccgcccgcacGCACCGGCTCTGCTGCCCGGCCCGAGCCGCCCCCCCGCGCTCACAGCCGGGCTCTCCGCCGCACCGGGGCGGAGCCGCCCACACGGACCCGTTCCTGAGCCTGCAGCGACACCGTGCGCTGCTCCGCCGCCTCACACGCTCCGCATCTTCGCCCAAGCTGCCTACCGGatatgggctttttttttttgccatgtctTGCTATCgtgcttctctttttcccccttatGTGTTCCGCTTTGTTTCCACGTaatctttcatttcttctttttgtttcttcactGCCCTTTTCATCGGTCTTGCTCCCTTGCAATTCCTTCTTTTCAGTCATGTTTTTTCAccttacctttttttctttgtcccCTTTTGTCTTTCTTCAATGTCTCTCTTGTTTTTTGTCCTTGCTATGCCACTCTCCTTTCTTTCCActcctttcccctctctttccacCGTCCTGTATTCTTTAGCCACACTGCAAGGTCGCCAGTTTTCTCTGGCGCCGCAGAGACCATGAAATGCGGGACCATCAGCGGTAATTACGGGGCATCAGTGctggagagctgagctgctccaacCACGGCTGTTAGGAACCAACTCTGTTCAATATCTACTGATAAGTTCGGTGCGTGCTGGTCAGGTCTGTGGTCTGTTTTATATATCCATTCTGTCCTTCATTTCTTACTTTCATTCTGGTTTTACTTTTATTTGTATGGgttcattattttctttattactaCTACTCCTACTGTTGTTACCATTTTCCTTATGCTATTAGTATTTTCCCCATTCCATTTaccttctttcccttctctttctttgaTCTTTCTCTATGTCTTTTCATTCCTGCTTGTCCCTGTCCTTGTTCTTTCCCCCCCTCCTCATCTATTTCTATCATGTCTCTTTGATCGTCCGTATTTTCCATccctaaaatattttccaaatccTCGCAATGCTTTTAGGAATATCTCTCTTTCTTCTAATTTTACCTGACTTCTTCATGTATCTCCTTGTTTAGCAGGTTTCagttttttaatcttctttcttcagttttcctcctttctcttctcccttcctctcctcttttcttGTCATTGCTTCCTCTACTGTTCTACCTCCCAAATTATATGTTCTGgaaattttttccttcaaaagaatattttaaaaacacctaCAGCACCCTGCCAGGAACCACAGACATGTCCTTGGGGCCTGAGTCTCATTTCTCTTCCTTACACCTCCTATTCACGTGGAGAGGGAGCAACCTGCTTGCTGTTCATGCACCTCCAACTTCCCTCCCTCCAGAAAAAGGACACACTCTTCAGTTTCCAATGCTCTCAAGGACCCAGCAATAacacagcaaggcagccagaTGGCAAAGAGCAGCTCTACTACATAAAATACATTCCATCACTCTCTGACACAGAAGCTGAAGCCACAATTATTGGGATATCTGTGCATGGAGGCCTGGAAGAGTTCCAACCAATTAGGGAATTTTTTGATTCCAGAACTGAAACCTATCAGAGCCCAACATGACAACCCTCCTTGAAGACCTAAAAAACCACCGGACAACCACAGCTCTGGAGGATTCATCATGTACCTCAGTGCTTCCTGACTCACTTTCCTCTTGCATGTCCCaaattctcttcctttctgGAAGGCCCTCACTATATAGACAGCACTCCAAGAGCCTTGGTATCTACAAGACCCCACGGAAAATCTCTCCCTCACCTTAGAATGATCCACTTGGCACACACTCAAACAAAAGCCATGAAGGTAACACCACAACAGCGTCACTAAGAACACTCCCTTGACCTCCTACACATCTGTTTGGCGAAATGAATGTTGGTCCCTCCTCCATTCCCGCTTGCTGTCACCCTCTCAGGCTGTGCCTGGAAGCATCAGAAAAGGAATGAGAGCAGGtaacagctgctctgctggtcCAATACGGGAAACATTCTGCTGATTCAACAAAAAGATGCCACAACTGAACAGGAACTAAATTACATCAGTCTCAACAACATCCACATTTTTTCTATGACTTACCTCTTCCAAACTGGTTCcctcttcagaaaataaatatttctgaggcAGGAAAGTCGGATTTAAAGGATAATTATGCTTAACACTATCCATGTTTCTTGGGAAACTGGACAGAAATATATCACTTATGTTCCACAGAAACCAGACAACATGCAGTGTCCATTACGCACTTCTCTTCcaggggaaaaaggaagcagACCTGTAAGCTACAGAAATTCTCTCAAAGTAATCCTCAGAAATGAGGAATAGACATTGCCCAACACTGATGGGCAATGGCCCAAATATCTGCCACATTGCCAATGAGAGACTGGAAATAAACATAACTACAAACAAacccaggaaaataaaagcatttaccGTTTGATAGAGAACAgaatgataataataaaaagaactCCCATTCTCCTGTATTGGAATGCAACTTCTGGACACATCTTGGATACCAAGACCCGTCTAGCAAGACAAAGAGCAGAGAGGCAATGAGGGAAAGATTCAGAGAAGGCTCCGCAGCATGATCCAAATTCCAAAACGTTCTCTTTGACCAACACTACCCCACACCAAACCCAAGTAATTAAAGCCATAAAGGGGAGATGTTTTCATTAAGAGCAATATCAGGAAGAACTACAGTGCCCTAAGATATGCAGAACTTCTGGGTGTCCTGAGAGGACACCCAGGAAAGCAGCACTTTGTGGTGGAACCATTGCTGAAGTATTCTACTGTAATCCAATGTTTTGCACCCTGGGAAGTGAGACGTCCACAACCAAATAGACATTCTCCATTCCCTCCCTAAATATGTATTCAAATCCTCCCCTTTCCCCATGCCTGCCACAACGAATATACAGAGTGCTGCAAATGCATTCCGTGATTATTTGACTTTTCTCACATGCCAGGATGTTTTGAGCCTTTTCAGAAATAACAGGTACAAACCGAGTTCTTAAAGGTTCTGCAAATAGAGTAACGAAAAACACTGACATAGCCCCCACAAAACTTCTTTAAGAAAATGACACCAAATCTGAACCACAAGTCCAGTCAAAATATTAACTGGGTAGAAGAATTTCTACAATAGAAAACCAGAGCGGGGCTGCTCTGTAGATGTGGAGGATTGGTGTGTACATCCAGACACCTGAATGAGCCATGTGTGATCACAGGACTCACCATCTCTACCCAGACTGACCGTGCAGGAGCAcaagaaggggaagaaaagcacAACAAGATTACACCCACCCCCCTCAACTGCCCTTAAATATCATGTCTCAAGAGAAGCACAGATCCACCATGGCAAGAGCTGTGGAAGCAGCTATAACTGCCCTACAACACACATGGAAAGATGTTTGTAGTACCACCCTCCCATAACAACAACCCcaaaagagcagcaaaaatGTTCATCAGTCTTCATGGTACCAGCTGTTACCCAACATAAGCACTGTGTCAGGCTAGAGGCAGCACAAGGAACTGTCTCTGATGGAGATATTTATAACCTCAAAGGTCTCCATGGCCATTTCAATATCACATATTATCTCAAGGTCCAAAAGGTCTCCAACATCAGACCCTTGAAACTTGGGACAGAATCCTGGGCAGAAACACACCGTGTCAATCCTGCCTCCTGCTAGGCATGTTCCATTCCTCACTGCATAACATCAGTTGTGGAGAAAAAGGCATCATCTCACATCTCCTATTCCTCTCTTCTTATGACATAGACCGTGATTTTACAAATTCTTTCCAGTTCCATCAGACAAGTCTTCCCACTGCTCCAGAACACCATCCCAGATTTCACAATGAC of the Ammospiza nelsoni isolate bAmmNel1 chromosome 16, bAmmNel1.pri, whole genome shotgun sequence genome contains:
- the LOC132080647 gene encoding protocadherin alpha-13-like; the protein is MGERCCAAVVRVLVLQAACALSGGQVRYSVPEEAKAGTVVGRLAQDLGLEAGEAEARRLRLVAPGRRASVEVSGASGALLVSSRLDREDLCGKSAPCALRLEVLLERPLRVFHVQLEVTDINDNAPVFPAARKNLSIAELSVPGSRFPLEGASDADIGVNAQLTYTLSPNEHFSLDLQKMEEDGESLFLVLRKSLDRETILVHRLVLTASDGGRPSLTGTMELVISVLDVNDNAPQFNQSVYKMQLPENAERGTLVIRLNATDLDEGANSNISYSLQILSPQDGRNIFGIDKNSGEIRLKGDLDFEVDSLYRLQVDATDKGTVPLSGHCKVVLEVVDVNDNAPEVWVTSLSVPVPEDASLGTVVALLSVSDRDSGENGRVRCWVWPASPFGLEATFAGSYSLVLREALDRERVSEYEVEVRAEDGGAPALRAGRGLRVPVSDVNDNAPLFAQAVYTVLARENNAAGAELARLWARDPDEAANGRVSYSVWDGGVGVGGGGGAAGSSSSSGVGWRPASSYVSVDAQSGRLWALQPLDYEELQVLQFEVRAVDAGEPPLSGNATVQLFVLDENDNAPALLPPAGSAAEAGGVAEAAVALAGAGSESGTLWAWAAWGAPAGQVVAKIRAVDADSGYNAWLRYELWEPRGKGPFRVGLYSGEVSTARALDEADGPRQRLLIVVRDHGEPARSATATLSVSLLEAAEAALAAGSSSSSSLAAVSRSAAGVELGAGAASAATNVWLVVAICAVSSLFLLAVVLYGASRWAPRAAVLSAPGPTTLVCASEVGSWSYSQRHSRSLCVADGAAKSDLMVFSPNFPPPPPAPAAKDTQPEPSALLDTVSANTLLSSLSRSQYLSPEAGPCAAACLM